The Spirosoma sp. SC4-14 DNA window GTCGACTGCCATCTATGGCCAGAAACTTAAACCCGGATTTGACAAGGCAGAATATATTGAACTAATGAGTGTATTTGCCCGTCAGGTCGATACCTTACCGCCGGATAGTCCAATTCCGAAACCTAAACGTTTTGCGTTTGCCTATCGCTCGCCCGTTGTCGGACTCGACAATCGCTGGGATTTATGGACCTCGCCCGATTCGTTAGCTGTGATCTGCATTCGGGGAACAACGCTGGAAGCTACCGGATGGCTGGAGAATTTCTATGCGGCCATGGTGCCGGCAAAAGGTCACCTGACTTTGTCGAACAATTATCAATTTGATTACCAACTGGCCGAACATCCGCAGGCTGCTGTGCACGTTGGCTGGCTAATTGGAACCGCTTTTCTGGCGCAGACTATTCTGCCAAAAATTGATTCGTGTGTTCGGGCAGGTATTTCAGATTTTTATATCATGGGGCATAGCCAGGGAGGGGCAATTTCGTATTTGGTGACGTCGCACCTGCGGCAGTTGCAGCAGCAGGGGCGGATTCCGTCAAGAATTCATTTTAAAACGTATTGTAGTGCTGCGCCTAAGCCTGGCAATCTCTACTATGCCTATACCTACGAAGCTATGACATTTGGCGGCTGGAGCTTCACTGTCGTTAATTCGGCCGATTGGGTGCCCGAAACACCCATTAGCATCCAGACACTCGACGACTTCAATACTACCAATCCCTTTGCCAATATTCCGGCGCTGGCCAAAAAACAGAAATTTCCGAAGAATCTGGCCCTTCGTTACGTCTATAATAAACTCTCAAAGCCTGCGAAAAAGGCCCGTAAGTATTATCTGAAATATTTAGGCGACTTTGCCGGGCGCTATGTTAAAACGAATTTGAAAGAGTATGTTCCGCCAACATTTTACCAATCGAGCGATTACGTTCGGACGGGAACGTTTGTGACTTTATTGGCCGATGCTGATTATTTCAGGAAGTATCCCGATAACCCAAAAACAATTTTTGTGCATCATTTGCTGTTGCCCTATCTGGATTTAGCCGCGAAATTACCTTAGGGCTAGGCTATCTGTAGGCCTCAAAAACACGATTTACAGATAGATTTGCACCATTTTGTGCCAATCATCGGCCTGGTGGGCTCTGCCATCCCAAATATAAAATTCGTGGGGTATGTTCTTCAATTGCAGGGTTTCGTTAAGAGCAAGATTGCTGCTCAAAAACGGATCGGCAGCGCCAACGGTTAACACAATCTGCATACGACGCAGCTTGTTGAGAATACTGGCATCTTCCAGATTAGGTAGAAAATGATTAGGATTGTTGTAGTAAATATCCTCGTCGTAGTAGTCGTCGAATAGGCTACGGAACTCGGCAACAGGTGCTGATAAATCGTATCGACCGCTTAGAGCGACCAGTTTGCCAAACCATTGCGGATGCCGAAACGCAATATTGGCCGCGTGGTAGGCTCCCAGGCTGCAACCGTGCGAAATCATAAACGGCTGTGGATTTTGGAGTCGGGAAAAGGGGAGCACTTCGTTCAGGATATACTGCTCATATTGCCGGTGTCGACGGATACGATCCTGCGGAGAAATATAGCGATTATAAATGCTTTCGCGGTCAACACTGTCAACACAAAACAATTGAAGCCAGCCGTTCTCCAGCCGATCGGACAAGGCATCGACCAACCCCATATTTTCATACTCATAGAATCGCCCGCGACGCGTAGGGAACACCAATACACGAGCCCCGGTATGGCCAAAGATCAGCAATTCCATATCGCGGTTTAGATTCGGGCTAAACCATTTATGATACTTACGCTGCATAGATATGGTTGTAAACGCCAGTGAAATTGCGGACTTTACGGCAAACTTTAGTAACTTCTAAGTAAATAAATTATTAAAAAAACTGCGACTCCCGAAGCACGCGTTGCCATGCCTGATAGCCCAGAGGGCTTAAATGCAGACCATCGGATTCAAAACACTCCCGGCGCGGTCTGCCATCAGCTCCCAGTAGGGGAGTGGTCATGTCAATTGTTCGGAACTCAGGTAGTTTACTGACTTCGTCGGCAATCAGTTTATTCGTAAAACGGATATTATCTTTAATATTCCAGCGTGCTGGGCTGATTTTTATGGATAAATAAGCCACCGGTATATCGGGCAGATATTGGCTCATTTTTCCGGCAAAGGCACGGAAAAACAAATAAACTTCTTCGGGGTGTCGGCCGTCGCCCAAGTCATTGTCACCCGCATAAAATACGATTGCTTTGGGAGATGTTGGCATCAGCAAACGTTCAAAGAACCAGGCGCACGCTGCCAGAGTAGAACCGCCAAATCCCAGATTCAATGGGTTAGTTTGTGGAAAGTCCTGGTCTAATGTCGACCAGAGCCTGATGGATGAACTTCCATAAAAAACAACCCGGTTTGGGGTAGGAGGAATTGCTTTTAGCTTTGCTTCGAGTTGTCGAACTTCGTCTTCGTACCAGATCATCTGGTTAAGGGGGAATTCTGGTAAATAGTTATTTTTTAAGTTCTTCAATGGCTTTTTTAGGGCCATTTTCAGTTGCCATCCATTTTCGGAGAATAGCCGCCAGAGGCCTGAATTCGATCAAAAAGCCATCATGGCCATACAGTGAGTCGATTTCTTCGTAAATCGCATCGGGAATATGCCGGGCCAGAAACTGTTGCTCCGAGGGAGGAAACAACAGGTCTGAACGAATACCAATTACGAGGGTTCTGGATTTAATTTGAGCCAATGCGTTTAGAATGCTTCCGCGATTCCGGCCCACATTGTGCGAATCCATTACTTTCGAAAGCGTCCAATAGGTAAAGGCATTAAATCGTTCGGCTATTTTTTCGCCCTGATAACGCTGGTAGCTGGCCGCCTTGTAGCCATCTAGCTGCTCATTGTTATCCAGTGCCTGAGTAAAGCCATAGGTGTCGTAGTTGCGGTAGGAGATCATGGCCATAGCGCGGGCTGCTTTCATGCCCGAAGCCCCTGCGTCGTTGCGTTGTTCCAGCCAGGTCGGATCGGCTTCAATGGCCATTCGCTGAGCTTCGTTGAAGGCAATACACCAGGGCGATGCTACGGCGCTAACAGCAATCAGAACCAGATTTCCGATCAGGTTAGGGCGCATAATAGCCCATTCGATGGCCTGTTCACCACCTACCGAACCGCCAATGCAGGTTTGAATTTTTTCGATGCCAAGTTCTTGCCGAAGCAAGTCCAGTGCTTCGACCATATCCCGTATGGTAACAGATGGAAAATCATGGTAAAACGGCTGGCCCGTAGCCGGGTTGATGGATAAGGGCCCCGTTGAGCCATAACAGGAGCCCAGCACATTGGCACAAACAATGAAATGGGTGTCTGGATTAAAATACTTGCCTGTCCCGATCATGCCACCCCACCAGTCGCCAGGGTCTGCATTGCCCGTGAGGGCATGACACACCCAAACAACGTTGGTTCCTTCGCTGTTTAA harbors:
- a CDS encoding lipase family protein — encoded protein: MKKIAAFLALITLSTAIYGQKLKPGFDKAEYIELMSVFARQVDTLPPDSPIPKPKRFAFAYRSPVVGLDNRWDLWTSPDSLAVICIRGTTLEATGWLENFYAAMVPAKGHLTLSNNYQFDYQLAEHPQAAVHVGWLIGTAFLAQTILPKIDSCVRAGISDFYIMGHSQGGAISYLVTSHLRQLQQQGRIPSRIHFKTYCSAAPKPGNLYYAYTYEAMTFGGWSFTVVNSADWVPETPISIQTLDDFNTTNPFANIPALAKKQKFPKNLALRYVYNKLSKPAKKARKYYLKYLGDFAGRYVKTNLKEYVPPTFYQSSDYVRTGTFVTLLADADYFRKYPDNPKTIFVHHLLLPYLDLAAKLP
- a CDS encoding GDSL-type esterase/lipase family protein, coding for MIWYEDEVRQLEAKLKAIPPTPNRVVFYGSSSIRLWSTLDQDFPQTNPLNLGFGGSTLAACAWFFERLLMPTSPKAIVFYAGDNDLGDGRHPEEVYLFFRAFAGKMSQYLPDIPVAYLSIKISPARWNIKDNIRFTNKLIADEVSKLPEFRTIDMTTPLLGADGRPRRECFESDGLHLSPLGYQAWQRVLRESQFF
- the metX gene encoding homoserine O-acetyltransferase, which translates into the protein MDLHYFDYKYSFPLESGSSLPGFRLAYTTRGTLNSEGTNVVWVCHALTGNADPGDWWGGMIGTGKYFNPDTHFIVCANVLGSCYGSTGPLSINPATGQPFYHDFPSVTIRDMVEALDLLRQELGIEKIQTCIGGSVGGEQAIEWAIMRPNLIGNLVLIAVSAVASPWCIAFNEAQRMAIEADPTWLEQRNDAGASGMKAARAMAMISYRNYDTYGFTQALDNNEQLDGYKAASYQRYQGEKIAERFNAFTYWTLSKVMDSHNVGRNRGSILNALAQIKSRTLVIGIRSDLLFPPSEQQFLARHIPDAIYEEIDSLYGHDGFLIEFRPLAAILRKWMATENGPKKAIEELKK
- a CDS encoding alpha/beta hydrolase-fold protein — protein: MQRKYHKWFSPNLNRDMELLIFGHTGARVLVFPTRRGRFYEYENMGLVDALSDRLENGWLQLFCVDSVDRESIYNRYISPQDRIRRHRQYEQYILNEVLPFSRLQNPQPFMISHGCSLGAYHAANIAFRHPQWFGKLVALSGRYDLSAPVAEFRSLFDDYYDEDIYYNNPNHFLPNLEDASILNKLRRMQIVLTVGAADPFLSSNLALNETLQLKNIPHEFYIWDGRAHQADDWHKMVQIYL